The Acidobacteriota bacterium genome segment TCCGGAGGGTGAACAGCAACCCGAGTACAAGCTCGGGTCCGGAATTCAGGCTTGACGACACAGCCGGATGCTATCGGTTGCCGCCTGAACGCCGTTGAATCAGCCGCTACCGGCCGATGAGAACCGAAAAAACGTGAACGATCAGGCGGAAGCCTCCATGGGAACAGGGAAAAAGGGTTCGCGCCGGCGATACGGGCGACTCTGGTTGGCGCTGCTGGTGGCGGCGCCCCTCATGATCGCTGCCTCGGGAGGGAGCGGCTGGGGCTGGATCGAGACCGTCGGCCGGTGGTTTAATCTCGCCGTCCTGGTGGGCATCATCGTCTACTTTCTACGAGCTCCGCTGCGGCAGTTTCTGGTCGACCGCAAGCGTGGCATTCAGGAAAATATCAGCTCGGCGGGACAGGCCTTGCAGGAGGCCGAAGAGCGGCTGTCGACGGTCAAGGGGCAGATCGAGGGGCTGGACGATGAACTGGCCGGCATGAGGCAGACCACGATCGAGGAATCGGAGTTGGAGCGGCAGCGCGTGTTGGCACGGAGCCAACGGGATGTGGACCGCCTGACCCGGCGAGCGGAAACGGAGATCCAGTTGCTGACTCGCGTGGCCCGGAACGAAATCCGGTCCCACGCCGCCGATCTGGCGGTGGGTCTGGCCCGGCAGAGGTTGAGTCAGGAGCTGACGGCTGAAGAGGACGCCCGGGTCGTGGGCAGGGCCGTCGAGCACCTCGACAGCCGAAACTGAGCAAGTTGGAAGGAACCGACTATGGCTTCGTCACGGGCACGCAGGTACGCTCGGGCCCTGGCCGAAGTGGCCGTTCAGGAGGGCCGTGAGACGCGGGTCCAGGAAGACCTGGACTCGTTTGGCGCGGCTCTGCAGGCTTCACCCGAGTTGGTGGAGACGTTGATGAATCCGGCCATTCCCTTCGCTCCCAAGCGCAGGATCACAGAGGAGTTGGCGGGCCGGCTCTCTCTGGTCGGCATCACGGTCAACTTCATTCTGGTGCTGCTTGAGAACGGTCGAATCGGGGAATACGGCGAGTACGTCGAGGCTTACACCGAGGCCATGGACCAGCGGGCCGGCGTCGTCCGGGGTGTGGTGACCTCGGCGAGGGGTTTGGACTCGGAGGTTCGGAGTCGCCTCACCGAAGTTCTTT includes the following:
- a CDS encoding ATP synthase F0 subunit B; protein product: MNDQAEASMGTGKKGSRRRYGRLWLALLVAAPLMIAASGGSGWGWIETVGRWFNLAVLVGIIVYFLRAPLRQFLVDRKRGIQENISSAGQALQEAEERLSTVKGQIEGLDDELAGMRQTTIEESELERQRVLARSQRDVDRLTRRAETEIQLLTRVARNEIRSHAADLAVGLARQRLSQELTAEEDARVVGRAVEHLDSRN
- the atpH gene encoding ATP synthase F1 subunit delta gives rise to the protein MASSRARRYARALAEVAVQEGRETRVQEDLDSFGAALQASPELVETLMNPAIPFAPKRRITEELAGRLSLVGITVNFILVLLENGRIGEYGEYVEAYTEAMDQRAGVVRGVVTSARGLDSEVRSRLTEVLSELSRARVRLSYEEDESLIGGLRIQVGSVIYDGSIRTQLEEVRRRIGQE